From the genome of Populus trichocarpa isolate Nisqually-1 chromosome 15, P.trichocarpa_v4.1, whole genome shotgun sequence, one region includes:
- the LOC7481810 gene encoding acetyl-CoA-benzylalcohol acetyltransferase, which yields MNVQILSKKLITPSSPTPSHLRNYKVSWLSMFQSPLLYLPNIFYYPSSTGGDNIERSKQLQKSLSEALTIFYPFAGRYIDNSLIIDCNDEGAEYVETQVSGFLSQLLEGGELETELRNRLAPIPHRPADGPIVLVQFNMFECGAVAIGVCIKHRAADATSVFAFINAWATAARLGVDKVRTPSFQLASFFPPRDIPTFTPNFGEKKVEIQKRFVFNSAAISKLKAVASANINGSRQPTRVEVVTALMWKALTMVARAKDGRLRPSLLVHSFNLRGKTAMPVPDNSCGNFTNPALARFTIDDDENKVELHHFVDRVHDGIRKRVTDSAKISSDDDLFSSVVNTKTEMIEAFHRSDADFYMFNSWCRMPVYEVDFGWGNPGWFSAVVVPGHNMFHFMDTKDGDGIEAWVSLEEDDMLLFQENPDIKAFTGQE from the coding sequence ATGAACGTTCAAATCCTATCTAAAAAGTTGATAACTCCATCATCTCCAACTCCTTCCCACCTTCGAAACTACAAAGTTTCATGGCTAAGTATGTTTCAGTCACCTCTTCTATATTTACCTAACATTTTCTACTACCCATCCAGTACTGGTGGAGACAACATTGAAAGAAGCAAGCAATTGCAAAAATCATTATCGGAGGCCTTAACAATCTTTTACCCCTTTGCTGGAAGATACATTGATAACAGTCTCATAATTGATTGTAATGACGAGGGAGCTGAATATGTGGAAACCCAAGTAAGTGGCTTCCTCTCACAacttcttgaaggaggagaacTTGAGACCGAGCTTCGGAATCGTTTGGCTCCAATTCCACATCGACCTGCAGACGGCCCTATAGTATTAGTTCAGTTCAACATGTTTGAATGTGGTGCGGTGGCCATTGGTGTATGCATCAAACACAGGGCGGCCGATGCCACTTCAGTATTTGCATTCATTAATGCTTGGGCTACTGCAGCTAGATTAGGGGTTGATAAAGTACGTACCCCAAGTTTCCAGTTAGCTTCCTTTTTCCCACCAAGAGATATACCTACTTTTACCCCAAACTTTGGAGAGAAAAAGGTTGAGATTCAGAAGAGGTTTGTGTTTAATAGTGCAGCCATATCGAAACTGAAGGCTGTTGCGAGTGCCAATATTAATGGATCGCGCCAGCCGACACGAGTGGAGGTCGTGACAGCACTTATGTGGAAGGCTCTTACAATGGTGGCTCGAGCGAAAGATGGTCGGTTAAGGCCTTCCCTCTTGGTACATTCATTCAACTTGCGAGGGAAGACTGCAATGCCTGTACCAGATAATTCTTGTGGGAACTTTACAAACCCGGCACTTGCACGTTTCACAATAGATGATGATGAGAACAAAGTGGAACTTCATCACTTTGTAGATCGAGTTCACGATGGAATAAGGAAGAGGGTAACAGATTCGGCAAAGATTTCAAGTGATGATGACTTGTTTTCTTCGGTGGTCAACACCAAGACTGAGATGATCGAAGCATTTCACAGAAGCGATGCAGATTTCTATATGTTTAATAGCTGGTGTCGGATGCCGGTGTATGAAGTAGATTTTGGCTGGGGAAATCCTGGTTGGTTTAGTGCAGTGGTTGTCCCTGGTCATAATATGTTTCATTTCATGGACACTAAAGATGGTGATGGAATTGAGGCATGGGTGAGCTTGGAAGAAGATGACATGCTGCTTTTCCAAGAAAATCCTGACATTAAGGCATTCACGGGCCAAGAATAA
- the LOC18105924 gene encoding uncharacterized protein LOC18105924 produces the protein MSDSQNSTLATFHGDDKMEEDSGSMGLIGEVVGFDDRIQEEQMHTGNKEHSLNSLNPVNHVREPRHNIDTTAEPSIREPSIKVISKSLSRTDIEERLSVPASCLHFFPMPEGVREIEFQAIDTLGKLWTFKLSCRSEGPPKPVIAGQWLSFVKDKGVKVGDTVTISQQNNGTNEGQYSISVSRKLFNVLATLPA, from the exons ATGTCGGATTCTCAGAACAGCACGCTGG CAACGTTTCATGGTGATGACAAGATGGAAGAGGACTCTGGATCTATGGGATTGATTGGTGAAGTTGTGGGTTTTGATGATAGAATCCAGGAAGAACAAATGCATACCGGGAATAAGGAGCACTCTTTGAATAGTCTCAATCCTGTAAATCATGTTCGTGAGCCACGTCATAACATAG ACACAACAGCGGAACCATCAATTAGGGAACCATCAATTAAGGTCATCTCAAAAAGTTTGTCTCGGACTGACATAGAGGAAAGACTGAGCGTTCCTGCAAGTTGTCTACACTTTTTCCCAATGCCTGAAGGTGTAAGAGAAATTGAGTTCCAAGCAATCGACACTCTTGGGAAACTGTGGACCTTTAAGCTATCCTGTCGCTCTGAAGGACCTCCTAAACCTGTTATCGCTGGGCAGTGGCTTAGTTTTGTGAAGGATAAAGGTGTCAAGGTAGGTGATACCGTAACAATATCTCAGCAAAATAATGGAACGAATGAAGGCCAATACAGCATTTCAGTGTCCAGAAAGCTTTTCAATGTTTTGGCTACCTTGCCAGCTTGA